From the genome of Sporomusa sphaeroides DSM 2875:
TATCAATTGGAGAATAGTACAATTCAGTTAGCCTTGACAGGGCAAGAGTCTGTTTCCCCTAATGTATTTATCCGCTCCCATGTATTAAACGAGGATGAACGCCGTGCCGTGCTGAAAGGTTTCGAAACCAAGCTAGGGGCTTTTGAAGTTCTGCGGGTGGAAAAGGTTGGCGCCGTTGTCGGTTCTGAACTGACCCGGCAAGCTGTTTTTGCTTTGGTAATCTCCTGGGTGCTCATGATTGTGTACATCACATACCGCTTTGAATTCAAATTTGCGGTTTGCGGGATTTTGGGATTAGTTCATGACGTAATCATTACCATCGGTGCCTTTTCGCTTTTGCAAAAAGAGATCGATGCTGCCTTTGTCGCTGCCCTGTTAACAGTTGTCGGTTATTCCATTAATGACACCATTGTTATTTTTGATAGAATTAGAGAAAATCTGCGAAACTACAAGAAAAATGATGACATTGAAGAACTGGTTAACCGCAGTGTATGGCAGACTATGACCCGCTCAATCTATACTGTGCTGACAGT
Proteins encoded in this window:
- the secF gene encoding protein translocase subunit SecF, whose product is MNFDIVKRRKWWYLLSVCLLLPGLLSIAIQGFNLGIDFTGGTLLDLKFSRPVTVAEVRDVLKDYQLENSTIQLALTGQESVSPNVFIRSHVLNEDERRAVLKGFETKLGAFEVLRVEKVGAVVGSELTRQAVFALVISWVLMIVYITYRFEFKFAVCGILGLVHDVIITIGAFSLLQKEIDAAFVAALLTVVGYSINDTIVIFDRIRENLRNYKKNDDIEELVNRSVWQTMTRSIYTVLTVLFAAGSLYWFGGETTKNFSLALLIGIAVGAYSSIFTSSQLWVDWKEYDEKRRVEVKAKGAK